A stretch of DNA from Virgibacillus proomii:
TTTAACGATAAGATAGCATCAAATAACTGATCCAATTGTTCGCCACGTAATTTATCAATCTGCACGTTACGTCCTCCTTCCCATTACTCGCTTGATAAGGTGACCGCTGTATCTAATCCAGGATCTTCAGGTATAACATTAATCCATGTTTTTCCCGGAGTTAATGGGACTTCTTTACCTTCTTTCACAGGAACAATTCTGCCATTTAGCTTTTCCCATTGAAGCTTTTGGACTACACCCTGCTGCAATAAATACGCATCCCCGCCGGAAGCTAAATCAATGGATCGGCGGCCTTCATCATCAATCACTTCATGTTTTGTCTCTATAATAAAAACATTACTTATTTCTATCGGTTTTTCCGAGTCCATTTCCACTGTTTGTTGATGATCATTAAAGCGAGTATACACTTGTGTAGATTTGTCAAACTGATATTCTACGATTTCCATTGGATTCTCGGAATAGACGATTTCGACGGTTAAAGCCTCGTCTCCCGTCACCTTTTCTCCTTCTTGTAAAAATAACATTTGAGAATAATCAGCTGTTGTCTGATACCCCTTTGCTTCTGCTTCATCATACAGCTCATCAAGCTGTAAATAAGAATTATGCGGTGCTTGTCTAAATGTTTCCCGTTTAAATAATCCCTCATTATCATAAAGCGAACCGTTTAAATGGTCAATTCCTCTGTCTTGAATTGACTGATTTATAAAATCAGCTGCACCGTGATATACGTAAATAGCGTTATAACCCTGTGCTAGTTCAGAATAGTACTCTCGTGCACTTCTAACCGGACCAACTACCGGAGGCAATTCACTTTGATAAAGTGCTAAAAAGCGTGTAATCTTACCTTCTGCTAATATTTCAAAAACGATATCTGCTTGCGACAAACCGGTTTGTGGCCTTGCTTTTTCATGGTTATTTACCATGACTGCAACGATCCTGTTATCAACAGCGTTATCTTCAGCCATACCGGTTAATGGATATGTATCCGTCAACTGTGATGGATTGGAATCCCCTTTT
This window harbors:
- a CDS encoding DUF3048 domain-containing protein — protein: MKKGLLILLILTFLITACKDDQAETNNQEKGDSNPSQLTDTYPLTGMAEDNAVDNRIVAVMVNNHEKARPQTGLSQADIVFEILAEGKITRFLALYQSELPPVVGPVRSAREYYSELAQGYNAIYVYHGAADFINQSIQDRGIDHLNGSLYDNEGLFKRETFRQAPHNSYLQLDELYDEAEAKGYQTTADYSQMLFLQEGEKVTGDEALTVEIVYSENPMEIVEYQFDKSTQVYTRFNDHQQTVEMDSEKPIEISNVFIIETKHEVIDDEGRRSIDLASGGDAYLLQQGVVQKLQWEKLNGRIVPVKEGKEVPLTPGKTWINVIPEDPGLDTAVTLSSE